The following proteins are encoded in a genomic region of Halonatronomonas betaini:
- a CDS encoding Zn-dependent hydrolase → MKINLERLKNNLIELGWFGFDGNPDKEIPAGDNGITRLPYSTDYLKAEDYVRELMEKAGLKVWKDPAGNLFGKLSGKSEKGEMIVIGSHIDTVINGGLFDGSLGVMAAVESLRVLKENNYQNNHDLIAAVFTGEEGVKYPGYLGSRAFIGDKFSDKEIKELADTGVGEKELKESAVNTEKIKNYLELHIEQGQVLKEKAKNIGIVEGIVGISRYKALVTGKPNHAGTTPMDMRDDALLKASKVILEINRIVKELNGDHGRMVGTVGQLNLKPGAVNVIPGGTEFSIELRDMEKENIDKAIKSIENLEVKGLEIEEQFHEGGVYLDKKVQKEIAGAAEALNYDYLKMLSGAGHDASPMARVTSAGMVFVPSKDGISHSPEEWTDWQDVEKGANLILETVKKLDNKN, encoded by the coding sequence AATTTAGAGAGGCTTAAAAATAATTTAATAGAATTGGGCTGGTTCGGTTTTGATGGCAACCCAGATAAAGAAATACCAGCTGGAGATAATGGTATTACCAGATTGCCATATAGCACTGATTATTTAAAGGCAGAGGATTATGTTCGAGAGCTCATGGAAAAAGCTGGACTAAAAGTATGGAAAGATCCAGCAGGAAACTTATTTGGAAAGCTGTCAGGCAAAAGTGAAAAAGGTGAAATGATCGTAATCGGTTCCCACATAGATACAGTAATAAATGGCGGTTTATTTGATGGTAGCCTTGGGGTGATGGCAGCAGTAGAATCTCTAAGGGTGCTAAAAGAAAACAACTATCAGAACAATCATGACCTTATAGCAGCAGTATTTACCGGAGAAGAAGGCGTTAAATACCCTGGTTATCTTGGTAGCCGGGCCTTTATTGGTGATAAATTCTCTGATAAAGAAATAAAGGAGCTAGCAGATACAGGAGTTGGAGAAAAAGAGCTTAAAGAATCAGCAGTAAATACTGAAAAAATAAAAAACTATCTTGAACTTCACATTGAACAGGGGCAGGTCTTAAAAGAGAAAGCCAAAAATATTGGCATAGTTGAGGGGATTGTTGGTATATCCAGATATAAAGCTTTAGTAACAGGCAAACCCAATCATGCCGGCACAACTCCAATGGATATGAGAGATGACGCACTTCTTAAAGCCAGCAAAGTTATTTTAGAGATAAATAGAATTGTTAAAGAACTCAATGGAGATCATGGCCGAATGGTAGGCACAGTTGGCCAGCTTAATCTTAAACCTGGTGCTGTCAATGTAATACCTGGCGGAACCGAATTTTCCATTGAATTAAGAGATATGGAAAAAGAAAATATTGATAAAGCTATAAAGTCAATTGAAAACCTTGAAGTCAAAGGATTAGAGATTGAAGAACAATTCCATGAAGGAGGTGTATATTTAGATAAGAAAGTTCAAAAGGAAATAGCTGGTGCAGCTGAAGCATTAAATTATGATTATCTTAAGATGCTAAGCGGAGCCGGCCATGATGCCAGTCCAATGGCTAGAGTAACATCAGCTGGAATGGTCTTTGTACCAAGTAAGGATGGAATAAGTCATAGTCCTGAAGAATGGACAGACTGGCAGGATGTTGAAAAAGGAGCAAATCTAATACTTGAGACAGTTAAAAAGCTTGATAATAAGAATTAA